One genomic segment of Desulfomicrobium sp. ZS1 includes these proteins:
- a CDS encoding PAS domain S-box protein, whose protein sequence is MTSLRSTILAAVFWIMLLALSLGWNWQHLEGSLIGLAESEASAAFHKDVTYRLWAAMQGGVYVPPSKNTPPNPYLKHIPQRDVETTDGEKLTLVNPAYMTRQVHELGKERYGLRGHITSLEPLRPENAPDEWETKALRSFAEGSLKETTRQSFDGQPYFRLMRPLFADPPCLKCHAVQGYAQGDVIGGISVSVPLQAHLGLAGHQRLHLVIAHLVIGLLGLIGLGVSHVHFRNYKRSLRESEDRFEQLAEHSRTVTWEVDTGGLFTYVSNASSSVLGYASEELVGCMSFFDLHPEEGREAFKSAAFEVFGRRGEFTNFEKRACTKAGHEIWLATNAFPLLDGAGNLQGYRGNDTDITAEKEARTQLAQREAMLSSMLENLPVDFWARDMEGRGIIQSRLSKEHWGDFCGPNFETRSSHPHNAEKWKAKHDRLYAGETLEQEEELVLADGRRRIFHSMGAPIVMQGEVAGILGINLDITARRNIEAQLEHERVLSKAIIDSVPGLLYLYDQDGRLVRWNRMHCELTGYSDQELGIMHLMDWYRDDPASQQKIARAIERVLEDGIGTEEAELQTKDGRRIPFFLTAVRLELEGRTYFTGIGIDITERKRSEEALRLSEERLALALDASSDGLWDWNFATGDVYYSPRYLGMLGYEPGDIELSITGWEKLLHPDDFEEAKRTELDHIERGEPFALEFRLRNKAGDWQWVMSRGKVVEWDAAGRPLRMVGTHVDIDQRKRMENELVKAKEAAEAASLAKSEFLANMSHEIRTPLNGIMGMLQLLETGAVGEEQRRTCALALQSTNRLTRLLSDILDLSRVEAGKMQMRIEPFNLRDAFEQSVDLFKPIAMQAGLEFRHHFAPTLPEFVAGDAVRVQQVLMNLIGNAFKFTTQGFVCVEAHPLTSKESGTVRIFFSVSDSGRGIDDKVLDTLFQPFSQVTKGFTRDHQGAGLGLAITKRLIALMGGNMAVESEPGLGTTFAFSLTFKIAATVTAGPEAIDDVPSSSRPLHILLAEDDEVTIFATRALLTRAGYEVSVARTGYEAVSLLREQDFGLVLMDVQMPGMDGVEATRIIRSDPGLGDKRSIPIIALTAFAMDGEKEIFLAAGMDGYVAKPVGMKELIRAIDTVLSAQASRL, encoded by the coding sequence ATGACAAGTTTGCGATCGACAATTCTGGCGGCGGTATTCTGGATCATGCTGCTGGCGCTTTCCCTTGGCTGGAACTGGCAACACCTCGAAGGGTCGTTGATAGGGCTGGCCGAATCCGAGGCCAGTGCCGCATTCCACAAGGACGTGACCTACAGGTTGTGGGCCGCCATGCAGGGTGGAGTCTATGTGCCGCCATCAAAGAACACTCCGCCCAATCCATACCTCAAGCATATCCCGCAACGCGATGTCGAAACCACCGACGGAGAAAAATTGACCCTGGTCAATCCGGCCTACATGACGCGTCAGGTGCATGAACTGGGGAAGGAAAGGTACGGTCTGCGCGGGCACATCACAAGCCTTGAGCCCTTGCGCCCCGAGAACGCGCCCGACGAGTGGGAAACAAAGGCCCTGCGATCGTTCGCTGAGGGAAGCCTCAAGGAAACCACCCGGCAGAGCTTCGACGGACAGCCGTACTTCAGGCTGATGCGTCCGCTTTTCGCCGACCCGCCCTGCCTCAAATGTCATGCTGTCCAGGGCTATGCCCAGGGAGACGTCATCGGCGGCATCAGCGTCTCGGTGCCTCTGCAGGCCCATCTTGGCCTCGCCGGGCATCAACGCCTGCACCTCGTCATCGCGCATCTGGTCATCGGCCTGCTCGGTCTGATTGGCCTCGGCGTAAGTCACGTTCATTTCCGCAATTACAAACGCTCATTGCGCGAAAGCGAGGACAGATTCGAGCAACTCGCCGAACACAGCCGTACCGTGACCTGGGAAGTGGATACCGGCGGCCTCTTTACCTATGTCTCCAATGCGTCGTCGTCCGTACTGGGGTATGCCTCTGAAGAGCTCGTCGGATGCATGAGCTTTTTCGACCTGCATCCGGAAGAAGGGCGGGAGGCTTTCAAATCAGCGGCCTTCGAGGTCTTTGGCCGAAGAGGGGAATTCACGAATTTCGAAAAACGGGCCTGCACCAAGGCCGGACACGAGATCTGGCTTGCCACCAACGCTTTTCCGCTGCTTGATGGCGCGGGGAATCTCCAGGGCTATCGCGGCAATGACACCGACATCACCGCAGAAAAAGAGGCCCGGACCCAGCTCGCCCAGCGCGAAGCCATGCTTTCCTCCATGCTGGAAAACCTGCCTGTGGACTTCTGGGCGCGGGACATGGAAGGGCGCGGTATCATCCAGAGCCGGCTGAGCAAGGAGCACTGGGGCGATTTCTGTGGTCCGAACTTCGAGACCCGGTCTAGCCACCCCCATAACGCCGAGAAATGGAAGGCCAAGCACGACCGTCTCTATGCCGGGGAAACCTTGGAGCAGGAAGAGGAACTGGTCCTGGCCGACGGGCGGCGGCGCATTTTTCACTCCATGGGCGCGCCCATCGTCATGCAGGGCGAGGTGGCCGGTATCCTGGGTATCAATCTGGACATAACTGCGCGCAGGAATATCGAGGCGCAGCTGGAGCACGAACGCGTTCTGAGCAAGGCGATCATCGATAGCGTTCCGGGTCTGCTTTACCTCTATGACCAAGACGGGCGGCTTGTGCGCTGGAACCGAATGCACTGCGAACTGACCGGTTACTCGGACCAGGAGCTTGGCATCATGCACCTCATGGACTGGTACCGGGATGACCCCGCATCACAGCAAAAAATCGCCAGGGCCATCGAGCGCGTGCTCGAAGACGGCATCGGCACCGAGGAGGCCGAGCTTCAGACCAAGGACGGACGCCGCATCCCCTTCTTTTTGACCGCCGTGCGTCTGGAACTTGAAGGACGGACCTATTTCACCGGCATCGGCATCGACATCACCGAGCGCAAGCGCTCCGAGGAGGCCCTGCGTCTCAGCGAGGAGCGCTTGGCCCTGGCTCTGGACGCTTCCAGCGACGGCCTATGGGACTGGAATTTCGCGACGGGCGATGTCTATTACAGCCCGCGCTACCTGGGCATGCTCGGGTATGAGCCGGGTGATATCGAACTCAGTATCACCGGTTGGGAAAAACTCCTGCACCCCGACGATTTCGAGGAGGCCAAACGCACCGAGTTGGACCATATCGAGCGCGGCGAACCCTTTGCCCTCGAATTCCGGCTCCGCAACAAGGCCGGGGATTGGCAGTGGGTCATGAGCCGCGGCAAGGTCGTCGAATGGGACGCCGCCGGGCGGCCGCTGCGCATGGTCGGCACCCATGTGGACATCGACCAGCGCAAGCGCATGGAGAACGAACTGGTCAAGGCCAAGGAGGCCGCTGAAGCCGCCAGCCTGGCCAAATCGGAGTTCCTGGCCAACATGAGTCACGAGATCCGTACCCCCTTGAACGGCATCATGGGCATGTTGCAACTGTTGGAGACCGGGGCGGTGGGCGAAGAGCAGCGCAGGACCTGCGCCCTGGCCCTGCAATCCACGAATCGGCTGACGCGGCTGTTGTCCGACATCCTCGATCTGTCGCGAGTGGAGGCGGGCAAGATGCAGATGCGCATCGAGCCGTTCAATCTGCGGGACGCGTTTGAGCAGAGCGTCGATCTCTTCAAGCCCATCGCGATGCAGGCCGGGCTGGAGTTCCGGCATCATTTCGCCCCCACGCTTCCGGAATTCGTGGCCGGGGACGCTGTCCGCGTCCAGCAGGTGCTCATGAACCTGATCGGCAACGCCTTCAAGTTCACGACCCAGGGCTTCGTCTGTGTGGAAGCCCATCCCTTGACGTCGAAGGAGAGCGGCACCGTCCGGATCTTCTTCTCGGTGTCGGACTCCGGGCGAGGCATCGACGACAAAGTTCTTGATACCCTTTTTCAGCCTTTCAGTCAGGTCACCAAAGGGTTTACCCGCGACCATCAGGGAGCCGGTCTGGGTCTGGCCATCACCAAACGGCTGATCGCCCTCATGGGCGGGAACATGGCCGTGGAGAGCGAGCCTGGTCTCGGCACGACCTTCGCCTTCAGCCTGACTTTCAAAATCGCGGCGACCGTCACTGCTGGTCCGGAAGCGATCGATGACGTCCCGTCGTCCTCGCGTCCGCTGCACATCCTTCTGGCCGAGGACGACGAGGTCACGATCTTCGCCACGCGCGCCTTGCTTACGCGGGCCGGGTACGAGGTCAGCGTTGCCCGCACTGGGTACGAGGCGGTCTCCTTGCTCCGGGAGCAGGATTTCGGGCTGGTGCTCATGGACGTTCAGATGCCCGGCATGGACGGCGTCGAGGCGACCCGGATCATCCGCAGCGATCCGGGCCTTGGCGACAAGAGAAGCATTCCCATCATCGCCCTGACGGCCTTCGCCATGGACGGAGAAAAGGAAATCTTCCTGGCGGCCGGGATGGATGGGTACGTGGCCAAGCCGGTCGGAATGAAGGAATTGATCCGGGCCATCGATACCGTTTTGTCGGCTCAGGCAAGCCGTTTATAG